The nucleotide sequence AAGACGTAATGGCAACAAGACAGACCGGTGCTGTACTTCTTGCTTCATCCAACGTTCAAGAAGTAATGGATTTAGCTCACGTTGCTCACCTATCAGCAATAAAAGCCAGTCTACCTTTTATTCATTTCTTCGACGGCTTCAGAACTTCACATGAAGCTCAAAAGATAGAAATTATTGATTATCAGGATGTGGCAAAATTAGTAGACTATGAAGCTATAAGGAGATTTAGAGACAGGGCTTTAAACCCAGAACATCCAACAGTTAGGGGTACTGCTCAAAATCCCGATATATACTTCCAGATGAGAGAATCTGCAAATTCTTATTACGATGCAGTACCTGACATCGTTGAAGGTTACATGAGAGAAATAGAAAAGATAACCGGAAGAGCATATCACCCCTTTGATTATTACGGTGATCCAAATGCAGAACATGTAATAGTGGCAATAGGATCTGTATGTGATACAGCCCACGAAGTTGTAGACTATTTGATGAAAAAGGGTGAAAAGGTCGGAATTTTAAAGGTACACTTGTATCGTCCGTTTAGCGCAGATTACTTCTTTAAGGTTATGCCAAAATCCGTAAAGAAGATTGCAGTGCTTGATAGAACTAAGGAACCAGGTTCTCTAGGTGAACCATTGTATCTTGACGTTTTAAACCTATACTACAATGTTGAAGACAAACCTCTAATAGTAGGCGGAAGATATGGTTTGGCATCCAAGGATACACGACCATCACAAATAATTGCAGTATTTGAAAATTTAAAACAAGAAAATCCTCTGAACAGATTTACTATCGGTATAGTGGACGATGTAACACATACTTCTTTAACTGAAGGCGAAATAGTTGACACTACTGCAGAAGGAACCATAAGCTGTAAGTTCTGGGGTCTTGGCTCAGACGGAACTGTAGGTGCAAATAAATCAGCGATAAAAATCATTGGTGATAACACCGATTTATACGCTCAAGCTTATTTCTCCTATGACAGTAAGAAGTCAGGAGGTAGTACCGTTTCTCATTTAAGATTTGGTAAAAAGCCTATAAGGTCTCCATATTTAGTTTATAATGCTGACTATGTAGCTTGCCATAACAAGTCCTATGTATATCATTTTGATTTACTGCAGGGATTAAAGAAAGGCGGTACTTTTGTTCTGAATTGTCCTTGGAAGGAAGAGGAATTAGACGATAAGCTACCAGCCTTAATGAAGAGATATCTTGCAGAAAACAACATCAACTTCTATATCATTGATGCCGTAAGTATAGCTCAGGAAATCGGTCTTGGCGGAAGAATCAATATGATAATGCAAGCAGCCTTCTTTAAGCTGGCAAATGTAATACCTGTGGAAGAGGCTGTAAATTATCTGAAAGAGTCCGTAGAAAGGACCTATGGCAGAAAAGGCCAGAGAATTGTGGATATGAACAAAGCTGCCATAGACCGTGGAATTGAAGCCTTAGTTAAGGTTACCATTCCTGATTGCTGGAAGGACGCAACTGATGACAATGCTCCTGTAAAAGATGAACCTGCCTTTGTGAAGAATATACAAAGACCAATGGCAAGGCTAGAAGGTGATAAACTTCCGGTAAGCGCATTCAAAGGTATGGAAGATGGAGTATTCCCTGTAGGTACAACTTCCTATGAAAAACGTGGTATTGCTATAGTGATACCGGAATGGCAGCTAGAAAAGTGTATCCAATGTAATCAATGTTCATTTGTTTGTCCTCACGCTGTTATCCGTTCTCAACTATTAAATGCGGATGAAATTGCAAAGGCTCCGGATACCTTTAAAACTAAGCCTGCCATAGGAAAAGGCTTGGAAGGACTTGGCTTCCGTATTACAATAAGTCCGCTGGATTGTACCGGTTGCGGTAACTGTGCTGATGTTTGTCCAGCTCCCGGTAAAGCTCTTATTATGAAGCCTGCAGATTCTCAAATAGAAGCTGAGGCAGAAAATTGGGAATACGGCTTAACTGTAACTGCAAAATCCAATTTAATGGATCCAGCAACCTTGAAAGGCAGCCAATTTGTACGTCCATTAATGGAATTCAACGGTGCTTGTCCTGGTTGTGGAGAAACTCCTTATATCAGACTACTGACTCAGCTCTTCGGCGACAGAATGATGATTGCAAATGCTACCGGTTGTTCATCAATTTGGGGAGCTAGTGCACCATCTATAGCCTATACTACCAACGCTGAAGGAAAAGGTCCATCTTGGGGTAACTCCTTGTTTGAAGACAATGCTGAGTATGGTTATGGTATGTTCTTGGCAGTAAGGCAAATGAGAGAGAGACTGGCAGAGTTAGTTAAAGTTTCTCTATTAAACGGAAATCTTCCGGAGGATCTTAAAGAGGCCTTCAACATTTGGCTGGATGGCTTTAATGATGCAAAAGCTTCAAAAGAAGGTACTGCTAGAATTTTAGAAGCAATGAAAAAAATAGATTATCAAAACGATCCACAGCTTCGCGAGATCATGGAAAAGAAGGATTATCTTGTTAAGAAGTCTCACTGGTTAATCGGTGGAGACGGTTGGGCTTATGACATTGGGTATGGCGGTCTAGACCAAGTATTGGCTATGGGTGACGATGTAAACATCTTTGTAATGGATACTGAAATTTATTCAAATACCGGTGGTCAATCTTCAAAATCTTCACCAACAGCAGCCGTTGCAAAATTTGCTGCAGGTGGTAAGAAACTAAGGAAGAAAGATCTGGGAGCTATGGCCATGACCTATGGTTACGTTTATGTAGCTCAGATAGCCATGGGTGCAAACATGAATCATACCATTAAGACCATTGTTGAAGCAGAAGCTTATCCAGGTCCATCCTTGATAATAGCCTATGCTCCATGTATAAGCCACGGTATAAAGACCGGTATGGGAACAAGTATTGCTGAAGAAAAGAAAGCAGTAGAATCAGGCTATTGGCACCTGTACAGATATAACCCATTATTGAAGGAACAAGGTAAGAATCCATTTATCTTGGATTCCAAGGAGCCTACTAAGTCATATAAGGACTTCTTACTTGGAGAAATAAGATATTCATCCTTGTTAAATACTTTCCCAGAAAGAGCAGATGCAATGTATGAGTTATCGGCTCAGCATGCTAAAGAAAGATATGAATTCTATAAGCGTCTTGCTGATATGAATTACTAAGTAATACTCTACTCTCAATAGTCAAAAGCCACATATAAAATGGAGATTAAGGCACATGGGTCTTAATCTCCATTTTTTAGTATGTTGCTTATTGAATGCATTAAGTACAATTACTTTTGATTTCCATCTACGTAGTCTTTGGCATCTCTTACGTCTTCTTCGCCTGGTATTGCTACTCTTGATACGGGCTTAGTCTCAACAGCATTATCCCAAGCAGCAGTGTCATGACGTTCTATTGGTACTGCCATAAACTTTTCCTTTGTTTTGTTCTTAGCCATAAAAATCCCTCCTTTTCCTCCTTAGTATCTTCAAATTATAAATATTTTATAATCTCTGAAAATTTATAATTCCTATGTATGACAGCTTATTTAGCATAAAAACATATCTAATTCTTCATGAGAAACTCTCCTTGTCCCAATCTAATTTATCCATTTTTCAGTGTGATACTTGTCTATTAAACCTTATGGCAAATTTGAAAAAATATTTATACTAAAAAAATAAAATCTCGAAAACCTCGAGATTTTATTTTTTTATAACTTGAATAAAGAGTCTATTATCGTTTACCAGGGTCGTAAGGCTCTCCAGCTGCCCTTGGGCCCGCTGCATTCTTAGAGAATACCACCAGGGCAAACAACGTTGCCACATATGGGAAAGTATTTAATATGCCTGGATTTATATTCTTTAATGATTCAAACAACATGGATATATCTGCAACTGTTTTTGCAAACCCAAAGAATAATGCAGCAGCTGCTACACTCCATGGTTTCCACTTACCAAATATAAGTGCAGCCAGAGCAAGGAAGCCCATTCCCGTAAAGGTAAGTTCAGAGAATTCTCTGTTTATAGTATTAAGCAGAATGCCTCCACCTAAACCTGCAAGCATACCTGACAAAATTACTCCTATATATCTCACCTTCACAACATTTATTCCTAAAGAATCTGCTGCTTGAGGGTTTTCACCACAGGCTCTTAACCTCAATCCAAAAGGTCTATAGTAAAGTACGTAATAGCTTAGGGCCACAATAGCTATAACAATAAAAGTTGTTGTGTATACATGACTAAAAAACAGAGGTCCTATAACAGGAATCTTTGAAAGTAAGGGTACGTCAAAATTACCTAGCCCTGTAATCTGTATAAGTGCCTTACCATTTG is from Clostridium thermarum and encodes:
- the nifJ gene encoding pyruvate:ferredoxin (flavodoxin) oxidoreductase, giving the protein MAKKMKTMDGNMAAADASYAYTEVAAIYPITPSTPMAETVDEWAAHGKKNIFHQTVKVVEMQSEAGAAGSMHGSLVAGALTSTYTASQGLLLMIPNIYKMAGELLPGVLHVSARAIATHALSIFGDHQDVMATRQTGAVLLASSNVQEVMDLAHVAHLSAIKASLPFIHFFDGFRTSHEAQKIEIIDYQDVAKLVDYEAIRRFRDRALNPEHPTVRGTAQNPDIYFQMRESANSYYDAVPDIVEGYMREIEKITGRAYHPFDYYGDPNAEHVIVAIGSVCDTAHEVVDYLMKKGEKVGILKVHLYRPFSADYFFKVMPKSVKKIAVLDRTKEPGSLGEPLYLDVLNLYYNVEDKPLIVGGRYGLASKDTRPSQIIAVFENLKQENPLNRFTIGIVDDVTHTSLTEGEIVDTTAEGTISCKFWGLGSDGTVGANKSAIKIIGDNTDLYAQAYFSYDSKKSGGSTVSHLRFGKKPIRSPYLVYNADYVACHNKSYVYHFDLLQGLKKGGTFVLNCPWKEEELDDKLPALMKRYLAENNINFYIIDAVSIAQEIGLGGRINMIMQAAFFKLANVIPVEEAVNYLKESVERTYGRKGQRIVDMNKAAIDRGIEALVKVTIPDCWKDATDDNAPVKDEPAFVKNIQRPMARLEGDKLPVSAFKGMEDGVFPVGTTSYEKRGIAIVIPEWQLEKCIQCNQCSFVCPHAVIRSQLLNADEIAKAPDTFKTKPAIGKGLEGLGFRITISPLDCTGCGNCADVCPAPGKALIMKPADSQIEAEAENWEYGLTVTAKSNLMDPATLKGSQFVRPLMEFNGACPGCGETPYIRLLTQLFGDRMMIANATGCSSIWGASAPSIAYTTNAEGKGPSWGNSLFEDNAEYGYGMFLAVRQMRERLAELVKVSLLNGNLPEDLKEAFNIWLDGFNDAKASKEGTARILEAMKKIDYQNDPQLREIMEKKDYLVKKSHWLIGGDGWAYDIGYGGLDQVLAMGDDVNIFVMDTEIYSNTGGQSSKSSPTAAVAKFAAGGKKLRKKDLGAMAMTYGYVYVAQIAMGANMNHTIKTIVEAEAYPGPSLIIAYAPCISHGIKTGMGTSIAEEKKAVESGYWHLYRYNPLLKEQGKNPFILDSKEPTKSYKDFLLGEIRYSSLLNTFPERADAMYELSAQHAKERYEFYKRLADMNY
- a CDS encoding CDIF630_02480 family spore surface protein codes for the protein MAKNKTKEKFMAVPIERHDTAAWDNAVETKPVSRVAIPGEEDVRDAKDYVDGNQK
- a CDS encoding ABC transporter permease; this encodes MLDILTTIVPLAIAYTSPLLIIALGGLFSERSGVVNVGLEGLLGVGAFAGAIVTYLYGDALGGATVYVSLLASVIAGGVFSLLHAFASITMRADQVISGTAINILSSALTVFLSRSITNGKALIQITGLGNFDVPLLSKIPVIGPLFFSHVYTTTFIVIAIVALSYYVLYYRPFGLRLRACGENPQAADSLGINVVKVRYIGVILSGMLAGLGGGILLNTINREFSELTFTGMGFLALAALIFGKWKPWSVAAAALFFGFAKTVADISMLFESLKNINPGILNTFPYVATLFALVVFSKNAAGPRAAGEPYDPGKR